GTACGATTAAAATATAGTGGAGCCAAAAGAAAGTGAGAACACATTTACGAGCTGCAATTTCCATAGATGGCTGTGAACCTATTTGCAGCCTATTTAATGACTATTACTAAATCATAGTACGATGATGACATGATTCCCAtttctttattaatattataatctaAAACTTTTTCTAATTTGCGTAAATTTTTAGTACTGCAGTATTTAATAGCTGTAAAAGTAAGAGTAGTACcactactaacttttttccttGTTCACCATTCTTTATCGGTTGCTAGAAACAAAACGaatccatttttaatttgtgtgggcatttcctttttttgtggGTAAGACTtgagagggagagaaaaagagaCAAGGAGAATAACAGATTTATGGATGAATACGGAAATAAATGGTTTCTGTGgtctcaaaataaagagatttCTTTGTCAATTGGCACAAGACTTTTGGGtagtagaagaaaatataagaTCCTTGCTGTTTTTGTGATGCTAATTTCAGTGTAACTTCTCATTCCCTTTTCTGTATACCATTTTCAGCTAATTCGTATCTGCTTATTATGTTCttggtgaaataatattatcacaTTCACACACTAACATTCGATTTTCAGCTTTCTCTTATCTATGATTTTTTCTTGGACCATGTCGATAATTATCAAGATCCTTTCCtaggtagagagagagagagagagagagaaagagagtttATAGATAGGGAGGCAATAGCTTCTTCTCTTGCTTTAATGGGAGTATTTACATAagtacttttaatttctaggGTTTGTAGAGTGGGATGTGTGTGTTTACACTTTCCACTTATCACTCTCTCGAATTCCTTTATAAAAATTGGTAGAGTTTTGTGTCTATTTCAAGAGTGTTTgctgaataattaattaaataaataattagaaataatgGTGAGGGGGAAGGTGCAAATGAAACGAATTGAGAATGCATCAAGCAGGCAGGTGACCTTCTCAAAGCGTCGAAATGGGCTGTTGAAGAAGGCGTATGAGCTCTCTGTTCTCTGCGACGCCGATGTTGCTTTGATCATCTTCTCTTCTAAAGGAAGGCTCTATGAATTCTCCAGCTCCAAGTATGTTTATtctactcactttttttttcatttctttcaatttttttactttactatgCTATTGTCCTTGATGatgtttgaagaagaaaaaaagtgttGTACGAATTGCTTAATTCTTGTTGCAATAAATTTTTATCCCAGGGTTTTGTTATGTCAGAGGGGGGCCTGTTTGGCTGTGCTATGCATCGATCCATCACTTGATTTATTCAAGAATTCTGATTTTACTTTAGGTCTTTGACGATAAATAGTTATtgagaatataatttttggtagaatatgaaccatagtagtataaaaaatgattattaagATATGCTTGATAAGAATCATGAAATTAGACAAAAAATTACGTCAATGAAATAGGGAATAACAATACCAAAAGAGACCTTTAAAACAAATGGATGAGAACCCTAATACCTTTGTTGCCCTCGATGCATGTTTGTGTATCTCACAttgtacatttatatatattctgatccacaaaaattagaattacaTTAGCCAGTAGGATATGAAAACTTGGATTTCTTTTGAACCAAATCacttctatatatttatgtgtCTCTGACAAAATGTATGCTAACATATCTTATGTAAAAATCATTTTAGAACATTTTTCACTTAATTCATATTTAGTGTTGATTGTTTTTAagtaatttgtaaaataaacgATGTCAATAACAATTTTTGACGcagtataatataaaaaatatgtataaaacaaaatgatcATGCTAATGTAGATTAAATGAGAGCGGTGCTCACAGATGATGCTTAGATAAGATTTGTAGAATAAAGTTTCTTTGTATAGATGACCATATTTTgcattcatatatatatgcattacTTACTACTTCTCCACAATCTGCTTGTGTTTGATATGCTAGCTCCTTTAAATTAAAGTTTCCTAGTCTTCTACAAGAAGTATTGTGAAGAGTtggttataaaaaataatgtgtatAAGTCAACCTAAAAAGTTATATACTTGtaattttgagaagaaaagaaagaatttcATGCATGCTtagcatttaattatttgttctGGTTCCCTATATATGAAATACGACAATATATGTCTCTCCTTACTCATATACTGgcttttttaattaaggaaaTTATTATGGATTTCGAGAAGTCTTCATCTTAAATTAAGAAGTGAACAACagtacaattatttttataatttttgaagcCACCcacaattaatatttgtttgttgatGGTCATTGATTGCTGCTTTTTAATAGATGTTATACGCATGTATTCATTGTTAGATAATTagtaataacataataaatgCAATAGGCTTTCAAATAACTTTCAGCATCTTAGATTTATTTGAAGAGTGAGATTAAAGTTTAGCCGAGATTTTAtggtttgtgtgtgtgtaatgGACGTATTTGTAGTTGGTGGAATGAATATTGTAAGCAAATTACAATTTGATGGAAGTAATATATTTAGCTAGGAATTTCAAGACAAATAAATTTGTTGCACGGTGATTAAAAAACACAACTAAGCAGCTTCTGGTAtatctttcatttatttaatttaacttttaaaattgtgtGTGTTTGTAATGCTCTGAATCGGTATATAGCTACTCATATTCATGCATTATTCAGCATGCAGAAATCAATTGAGAAATATTTGGAAGTTACAAAAGATCGTATTTCAGGCGTGGAACTGGAACAGAACATGCAGGTTTGGCCTCACTTCCCCCAAAACAATATTGAAATTACTTACTTTTAAGGTCTGGCTTTAGATATCACAACTTGTATTTATGCTGCATTCTAACTTAGCTACTAATTTTGGAAGCAATATTACGTACGTCCATGTTAGATCAGAATTGCTAATTCCTCCCTGAAAATTATAcaactataattttttagtattttattaaagaGTGTGTAGCtagtgtgtgttttttatatagtgttgtgagtctgttgtgtagtgtttaaaataagttttgtttctaattatagaaaattcaaaattttactttgattatgaaatttaaaaattatactataattgaGAGGCTATTGAATTgcaatatagtactccctccatcccaactaAGTTAAGTCGTATTCTtctttgggatgtcccaaccaagttgagtcatttccttatttacagaaaacaaaatatccaatcactcttactttattccatcatctACTTTACTCGCTCTATATCTCTCCTACTTTCAAcacattttcttaatcttcgtgtccggaagttttgtctcaacttagttgggacggatggagtagtagtattataagTGTAGTGCTTCCTCCTATTCCCATTAAGTGTCCATTTGTTTTACGGCAttggttttaagaaatgtaaaataaagtggattgaataaattagtgaaGTATTTGTCTCATCTTTGTATAatgtttaataataaaatgtgaatggaacgagttagtagaatgtgataCCTATTTACTCGTAAAACTAAAACTGAAATTGAACACTAAATGGGGGACTGATGGAAATGGCAGAAATGGAccctataatttattaaaatctaaaataagtagaaataagaaaataaacgaaggaataaaattaaaataggaaTATCATTTGAATTGTAAAAAGGGCATTAGTATTTAGTATATCGAAAAGTTTCTAATTAAGAATGTAAAGCTAAGAGTCTAGTACCCGCGCGACAATAACTAATGTAATACTATAATCTTAAAAGTCAATAATTTAACCATCCTCAGCTATGCAGGTGAATTATTGAACATTAACTAAATCCTATGTATAGCAGTGACTGGtcatataaatttgaattatgattTTCCACATACTGGTTTAAGGTGTAacttaataaataaactaataataatgtttgtAGCTTCTAAGGATCTTAGTGAAAGTAATAATGTAAATGTGATAGGATTACGCTTATATAATATACAATGATACAACTACAAGCCAAAAAATATTGTGAGTTAGGTAGATCAAATGCACTGACCAATACATATTAGGATCTTGTGGAAATATAAAAGTACCATTTACGTTAATAAATGCACAACATTAATAATTGTTACAGTACATTCCATGAATCATATTGATAGTTGTCAATTACTACAGCCACAAAGTTTCTCATGAATTGGTCCATTTTGCCTATAGTATAGGAACAAAACTTCTTAGTTGTGAATTAAGACTCAGGGGTGAGTGTTTGGCTAAgcttattttaagttttaccAGTTTATTTGATGGTTCAGTTATAAGCTAGGATTCCATATCTGAAGAGCTTCTAAGTTGTCAAAATTGTATTGTGAATTAgaaagataattatattttgttggaaagagaaaattgaaCTCGAAAATAACAATCCATTATGGAGTACCTTTCAATCTTTCATACATACAAAATAGTAGTCGTTTATAAGATTATGACAATATAAGTTGAGATAGATACACTTATTTATTTGAGACCTTATAACCTGTAGGAGCTTATTTTTACCTTATACTCAAGTTTCTTTTGGGATTTATTTGgccaaatatttttcaatagtTTTTATAAGTAGCTTATGAGTTCAGCCAGAAGTGGGACAAAATTTCACTTCAAGCCCAAAATATGATGTATTTGCTCTCTTGTTTTATCTTTACATTCGCCAATTGAATATCTTGATATATTGACTCGATTTATGTGAgctttcatttattaaaaaaataaccatTGTTTTCTGGCTTGATCTTACCGCAGCGCTTAAAGCACGAAGCAGTATTCATGTCGAAGAAGATAGAGCTACTCGAGAATTCCAAACGGTAGCTTCTCTTCTttagaaagataaaaataatttcggCTAATCCATTGTGTCTTAGAAATTGTGTGGTTACGACACCAGGAATCTTTTAGGACATAATCTTGGGTCGTGCTCCATGGATGAACTCGAACAAATCGAGAACCGGCTCGAAAGAAGCATTAATAGCATAAGGGCCAGAAAG
The nucleotide sequence above comes from Salvia hispanica cultivar TCC Black 2014 chromosome 5, UniMelb_Shisp_WGS_1.0, whole genome shotgun sequence. Encoded proteins:
- the LOC125187042 gene encoding MADS-box protein SOC1-like; amino-acid sequence: MVRGKVQMKRIENASSRQVTFSKRRNGLLKKAYELSVLCDADVALIIFSSKGRLYEFSSSNMQKSIEKYLEVTKDRISGVELEQNMQRLKHEAVFMSKKIELLENSKRNLLGHNLGSCSMDELEQIENRLERSINSIRARKVQLYNEETEKLISKEKFLLDENQKLRQKIGLKKNQTSEMHREIGSCSRSKERSEAVTTELFIGLPTPCRNIVS